One Papaver somniferum cultivar HN1 chromosome 10, ASM357369v1, whole genome shotgun sequence genomic window carries:
- the LOC113318492 gene encoding uncharacterized protein LOC113318492 has protein sequence MDRVRQMKVFRPLKILNAIRAEDKDNLSTISTINTAKATIKRTEWNGRLIMQQSEWLLETLNYAMQTKVGPDEKVTHNIFLAHPRMVDLAQCFYQVLLIDCTYKTNKYNMPMLNVVSHTSDKNSFTVAWCFMEKEEIEDYIWALEQVRLIYRGINGNPKTPRDSQGRPHCVAYTLYKEYTDNLPYVILDHLIPTDDVDGDGNCGYHVAAEQLGHFEQADELNLTQIEYARTKMADKLVEDKQLYLTVIMQGDSKEKELKFKDLVSNVKWRKGSKKAGFKFRMQMPFGGQLLADTFTCVVILFSKGFPGGSFMYVPSRTRCDTAIKKRRIVMAHVNNNHYIGLKISEKCPLPRVAYGDWGDYTKEWTNQYEYGMNMWNALEGTPSTMPEHVDMCD, from the coding sequence ATGGATAGAGTTAGGCAGATGAAGGTATTTAGACCACTTAAGATCCTAAATGCAATAAGGGCGGAagataaggataacttgtccacTATTTCCACAATCAACACCGCCAAAGCAACGATTAAGAGAACCGAATGGAATGGTAGGTTGAttatgcaacaatcagagtggttaCTGGAAACACTTAACTACGCCATGCAAACTAAGGTGGGTCCGGATGAGAAAGTGACTCACAATATTTTTCTTGCACATCCAAGGATGGTGGATTTGGCTCAGTGTTTTTACCAGGTTCTCTTAATAGATTGCacctataagacaaacaagtataacatgccgatgTTGAACGTGGTAAGCCATACTTCGGATAAAAATTCATTCACCGTTGCATGGTGCTTtatggaaaaagaagaaatagaggACTATATTTGGGCGTTGGAACAAGTGAGGTTGATTTACCGTGGAATAAACGGTAATCCTAAGACACCTAGGGATTCGCAAGGAAGACCACATTGTGTTGCTTACACTTTGTACAAAGAGTATACCGACAACCTTCCTTACGTCATCTTAGATCACCTTATACCCACCGACGACGTTGATGgggatgggaattgtggttaccatgttgCAGCCGAACAATTAGGGCATTTCGAGCAAGCCGATGAACTTAACCTCACCCAAATCGAATATGCAAGAACAAAAATGGCGGATAAACTTGTCGAGGACAAGCAACTTTATTTAACAGTGATCATGCAAGGAGATTCAAAAGAGAAGGAATTGAAGTTCAAAGACTTGGTTTCTAATGTGAAATGGCGGAAGGGGTCGAAGAAAGCCGGTTTTAAGTTTAGAATGCAAATGCCTTTTGGTGGTCAACTTTTAGCGGACACATTCACTTGTGTTGTAATTTTATTCAGCAAAGGATTCCCCGGAGGCTCTTTTATGTACGTACCCTCAAGAACTAGGTGCGACACGGcgataaagaaaagaagaattgtaaTGGCACATGTCAACAATAACCATTACATAGGTTTGAAGATTTCCGAAAAATGTCCTCTACCACGGGTGGCCTATGGTGATTGGGGAGACTACACCAAGGAGTGGACAAACCAGTACGAGTATGGAATGAATATGTGGAATGCTTTGGAAGGAACACCAAGTACAATGCCTGAACACGTTGACATGTGCGACTAA